From one Amycolatopsis sp. FDAARGOS 1241 genomic stretch:
- a CDS encoding heme A synthase, producing the protein MSLRSLIARLPYPSAAVQRGVGIAAVVAQGGIGVTGSVVRVTGSGLGCPTWPQCVPGSLVPVQHPGIHAVNQWIEFSNRMLTGAVIIVAALAVLTAWRILVDHPSRRRLFVLAWTMPGGVVLQAVLGGITVLAKLEWWTVAIHFLASTPLIWLAVLLLKAFGEGDEPARPLVAPLARKLLVVLTVLMWAVLIAGTTVTGAGPHGGDINTHRLNAPIERLAQFHSGLLIAYLVVLAVFGLVLMRTATPRGVWQRYAWVWGIALAQGVLGTVQYSLGVPEAMVSFHVLGSALVIVVTATLWTGTRDRGPAVSLEPVPAADARVDAGDPAPRTATRA; encoded by the coding sequence GTGTCCCTTCGCAGTTTGATCGCCCGCCTGCCCTATCCCTCCGCCGCGGTCCAGCGGGGCGTCGGCATCGCCGCCGTGGTGGCGCAGGGCGGGATCGGCGTCACGGGATCCGTGGTGCGGGTGACGGGCTCGGGCCTCGGCTGCCCGACGTGGCCGCAGTGCGTGCCCGGCAGCCTCGTGCCGGTACAGCACCCGGGCATCCACGCGGTGAACCAGTGGATCGAGTTCTCGAACCGGATGCTGACGGGCGCGGTCATCATCGTGGCCGCGCTGGCCGTGCTCACGGCGTGGCGCATCCTCGTCGACCACCCGAGCCGCCGCCGGCTCTTCGTGCTTGCCTGGACGATGCCGGGCGGCGTCGTGCTGCAGGCCGTGCTGGGCGGCATCACGGTGCTGGCGAAGCTCGAGTGGTGGACGGTCGCGATCCACTTCCTCGCGTCGACACCGCTGATCTGGCTCGCCGTGCTGCTGTTGAAGGCGTTCGGCGAAGGCGACGAACCCGCCCGACCGCTCGTCGCGCCGCTGGCCCGCAAGCTCCTGGTGGTGCTCACGGTGCTCATGTGGGCCGTGCTCATCGCGGGCACCACCGTCACCGGTGCCGGACCCCACGGCGGCGACATCAACACCCACCGCCTCAACGCCCCGATCGAGCGGCTCGCCCAGTTCCACAGCGGCCTGCTCATCGCCTACCTCGTGGTCCTCGCGGTGTTCGGTCTGGTCTTGATGCGCACGGCGACCCCGCGCGGCGTCTGGCAGCGCTACGCGTGGGTCTGGGGCATCGCGCTGGCGCAGGGCGTGCTGGGCACCGTGCAGTACAGCCTCGGTGTCCCCGAAGCCATGGTCTCGTTCCACGTCCTCGGCTCGGCCCTGGTGATCGTCGTGACGGCCACCCTGTGGACCGGCACCCGCGACCGCGGCCCGGCCGTGTCGCTGGAACCGGTGCCGGCGGCCGACGCACGAGTCGACGCCGGCGACCCGGCGCCCCGGACGGCCACGCGGGCGTAA
- a CDS encoding acyl-CoA desaturase: MTAVPSNPTTNTTTRKPLLSGRRGPAEMVVLKTFLLVPFAALLAAVPLLWGWGLSWVDAVLAVVFYAFGTLGVTVGYHRYFTHGAFKAPRALRIGLAVAGSMAVQGSVIFWVASHRRHHAFADREGDPHSPWLFGTSPVALLCGFWHAHMGWMFKREVTNADRFAPDLAGDRDLRVVNRFFWLWITLSLGLPAALGGLLTWSWWGAVTAFFWAGLVRIAFLHHVTWSVNSVCHLIGERPFASRDRAANFWPLALLSMGESWHNSHHADPTCARHGVLRGQVDVSARVIWLFERFGWATDVRWPRADRLAAKRVKAA, from the coding sequence ATGACCGCCGTCCCATCGAACCCGACCACGAACACCACCACGAGGAAACCGTTGCTCTCCGGACGCCGGGGACCGGCCGAGATGGTGGTGCTGAAGACGTTCCTGCTGGTGCCGTTCGCGGCCCTCCTGGCGGCCGTGCCGCTGCTGTGGGGCTGGGGCCTGAGCTGGGTCGACGCGGTGCTCGCGGTGGTGTTCTACGCGTTCGGGACGCTCGGGGTGACCGTCGGGTACCACCGGTATTTCACGCACGGGGCGTTCAAGGCACCGCGGGCGCTGCGCATCGGGCTGGCCGTGGCGGGCAGCATGGCCGTGCAGGGCTCGGTGATCTTCTGGGTCGCGAGCCACCGCCGCCACCACGCGTTCGCCGACCGCGAGGGCGACCCCCACTCACCGTGGCTGTTCGGCACGTCGCCGGTGGCGCTGCTGTGCGGATTCTGGCACGCGCACATGGGCTGGATGTTCAAGCGCGAGGTCACCAACGCCGACCGCTTCGCGCCGGATCTCGCCGGGGACCGCGACCTGCGCGTGGTGAACCGGTTCTTCTGGCTGTGGATCACGCTCAGCCTCGGTCTGCCGGCGGCGCTCGGCGGGCTCCTGACGTGGTCGTGGTGGGGTGCGGTCACGGCGTTCTTCTGGGCCGGGCTGGTGCGCATCGCGTTCCTCCACCACGTGACGTGGTCGGTGAACTCCGTGTGCCACCTGATCGGTGAGCGCCCGTTCGCCAGCCGCGACCGCGCGGCCAACTTCTGGCCGCTGGCCCTGCTGTCCATGGGCGAGTCGTGGCACAACTCCCACCACGCCGACCCCACCTGCGCCCGCCACGGCGTGCTGCGCGGCCAGGTCGACGTGTCGGCCCGGGTGATCTGGCTGTTCGAGCGCTTCGGCTGGGCCACGGACGTGCGCTGGCCGCGCGCGGATCGGCTGGCCGCGAAGCGCGTGAAGGCCGCGTAG
- a CDS encoding transposase: MSGGRRWWEHLQALSAILGKLRTGAPWRDLPERCGPWKTVHERLRLWTADGTWQRSLDEVIVKDDSVRGCFSRLKQARDLANGA; the protein is encoded by the coding sequence GTGTCGGGGGGTCGGCGGTGGTGGGAGCACCTGCAGGCCCTGAGTGCGATTCTGGGGAAGTTGCGCACTGGTGCGCCGTGGCGTGACCTGCCGGAACGGTGTGGGCCGTGGAAGACCGTGCACGAACGGTTGCGGTTGTGGACCGCTGACGGCACCTGGCAGCGGAGCTTGGACGAGGTGATCGTCAAAGACGACTCCGTCCGTGGCTGCTTCAGCCGGCTCAAACAGGCCCGCGACCTGGCCAACGGGGCCTAG
- a CDS encoding RimK family alpha-L-glutamate ligase: MTREAVFAACAKMPEGDGDDNAAVSALSDLGFTVRWGVWDDPAVDFSSADVVVLRATWDYPERRAEFLDWCESVPALCNPAAVVRWNTDKSYLVELLDAGVPTVPTTLVEPGEQAKWPKVPFVVKPSVGAGSVGAARFGADAAGAAEHLRTLHAEGRTALVQPYQSSVDTQGEIALVYLGGVYSHAFTKAAMLGSGVDPSGLFLAEKLAAAVPASGVRAVAEDALDAACSLLSILRAELLYARVDVVRGEDGHPLVLELELTEPSLGFRNADAGAPLRFASAVRQQLA, encoded by the coding sequence GTGACCCGCGAAGCCGTTTTCGCGGCCTGCGCGAAGATGCCCGAGGGCGACGGCGACGACAACGCCGCGGTCTCCGCCTTGTCCGACCTGGGGTTCACCGTCCGCTGGGGCGTGTGGGACGACCCGGCGGTGGACTTCTCCTCCGCCGACGTCGTGGTGCTGCGTGCGACCTGGGACTACCCGGAGCGCCGCGCCGAGTTCCTCGACTGGTGCGAAAGCGTGCCGGCGCTGTGCAACCCGGCCGCGGTCGTGCGCTGGAACACCGACAAGTCCTACCTCGTCGAACTGCTCGACGCGGGCGTGCCCACCGTGCCGACGACGCTCGTCGAGCCGGGGGAGCAGGCGAAGTGGCCGAAGGTGCCGTTCGTGGTGAAGCCTTCGGTCGGTGCCGGTTCCGTGGGCGCGGCCCGGTTCGGCGCCGACGCCGCGGGTGCCGCCGAGCACCTGCGCACGCTGCACGCCGAGGGGCGCACCGCGCTCGTGCAGCCGTATCAGTCCAGTGTGGACACCCAGGGTGAGATCGCCCTCGTGTACCTGGGCGGCGTGTATTCGCACGCCTTCACGAAAGCGGCGATGCTCGGGTCCGGAGTGGATCCGTCGGGTTTGTTCCTCGCGGAGAAGCTCGCCGCGGCGGTTCCGGCGTCCGGCGTGCGCGCTGTCGCGGAGGACGCGCTCGATGCGGCGTGCTCGCTGCTGAGCATCCTGCGCGCAGAACTCCTGTACGCCCGCGTCGACGTCGTCCGCGGCGAGGACGGGCACCCGCTGGTGCTGGAACTCGAACTGACGGAGCCGTCGCTGGGCTTCCGCAACGCCGACGCCGGCGCACCGCTGCGGTTCGCGTCCGCGGTGCGCCAGCAGCTCGCCTAG
- a CDS encoding quinone oxidoreductase, whose product MPTAVQVRKTGGPEVLELTEIEVGSPGSGELLVDVAAAGVNYIDTYQREGIYPLELPFVLGLEGAGTVTEVGDGVTGFQPGDRVAWQGSLGSYASRKLLPAAGAVRVPDSVSDEIAAATMLQGVTAHYLVRSTYEVKPGDDVLVHAAAGGVGLLLVQLAKARGGRVIGTVSTDEKAELARAAGADHVIRYDREDFAKVTRELTDGEGVNVVYDGVGKDTVDGSLASLKIRGLLALFGAASGPVPPIDPQRLNQGGSLFLTRPTSGHYVRTREELDWRADELFAAITDGSLDIRIGGRYPLADARRAHEDLQGRRTTGKLILIP is encoded by the coding sequence ATGCCGACCGCAGTGCAAGTCCGGAAAACCGGTGGCCCCGAGGTGCTGGAGCTCACCGAGATCGAGGTCGGCTCGCCGGGCTCCGGTGAGCTCCTGGTGGACGTGGCCGCGGCCGGCGTCAACTACATCGACACCTACCAGCGCGAGGGCATCTACCCGCTCGAGCTGCCGTTCGTCCTCGGGCTCGAAGGCGCCGGCACGGTCACCGAGGTCGGCGACGGTGTCACGGGGTTCCAGCCGGGCGACCGCGTGGCCTGGCAGGGTTCGCTCGGCAGCTACGCGAGCCGCAAGCTGCTGCCCGCGGCCGGGGCCGTACGGGTGCCCGACAGCGTGTCCGACGAGATCGCCGCCGCGACGATGCTGCAGGGCGTGACCGCCCACTACCTCGTCCGCTCGACGTATGAGGTCAAGCCGGGCGACGACGTGCTCGTCCACGCCGCGGCCGGCGGCGTCGGCCTGCTGCTGGTGCAACTGGCGAAGGCCCGCGGCGGCCGCGTGATCGGCACGGTGTCCACCGACGAGAAGGCGGAGCTGGCCCGCGCGGCCGGCGCCGACCACGTGATCCGCTACGACCGGGAGGACTTCGCCAAGGTCACGCGCGAGCTGACCGATGGTGAGGGTGTCAACGTGGTCTACGACGGCGTGGGCAAGGACACCGTCGACGGCAGCCTGGCCAGCCTGAAGATCCGCGGCCTGCTCGCGCTGTTCGGCGCGGCCAGCGGCCCGGTGCCGCCGATCGACCCGCAGCGTCTCAACCAGGGAGGCTCGCTCTTCCTGACCCGCCCCACTTCCGGCCACTACGTGCGCACGCGAGAAGAGCTCGACTGGCGCGCCGACGAACTGTTCGCCGCCATCACCGACGGCTCGCTCGACATCCGCATCGGCGGCCGCTACCCGCTCGCCGACGCCCGTCGGGCCCACGAGGACCTGCAGGGCCGCCGGACCACCGGCAAGCTCATCCTCATCCCGTGA
- a CDS encoding cold-shock protein produces MAETVHTDWGDAWHLDDGWGVLQARTVPEQVWAHYSNVDVGGFRSLDPGAEVEFTVERAEQDGYHWRAVRVKEKPPKKHGC; encoded by the coding sequence GTGGCGGAGACCGTCCACACCGATTGGGGCGACGCGTGGCACCTCGACGACGGCTGGGGCGTGCTCCAGGCCCGGACGGTGCCCGAGCAGGTCTGGGCGCACTACTCGAACGTCGACGTGGGCGGGTTCCGGAGCCTGGACCCGGGTGCCGAAGTCGAGTTCACGGTCGAGCGCGCCGAGCAGGACGGTTACCACTGGCGCGCGGTGCGGGTGAAGGAGAAACCCCCGAAGAAGCACGGGTGCTGA
- a CDS encoding FKBP-type peptidyl-prolyl cis-trans isomerase, with the protein MQTIGKIASVGAVAVAAAFSLTACGGDDTAAQPAAAPPAPSSSAAQAAQPEGRECTADDVKTTGNFGQAPTITIPDDCDPPKKLITKDLVAGTGSGAKAGQQLSMNYTLVTWSDKQKLDSSFDRGEPFSLHLGAGEVIPGWDQGLVGIKQGGRRLLIIPPDLGYGQGGNGIKANETLVFVTDAVAVPTDKS; encoded by the coding sequence ATGCAGACAATCGGCAAGATCGCCTCCGTGGGCGCCGTGGCCGTGGCCGCGGCGTTCAGCCTGACCGCGTGTGGCGGCGACGACACCGCGGCCCAGCCCGCGGCCGCCCCGCCCGCCCCGTCGAGCTCGGCCGCGCAGGCCGCGCAGCCCGAGGGCCGCGAGTGCACCGCGGACGACGTCAAGACGACCGGGAACTTCGGCCAGGCGCCGACCATCACCATCCCGGACGACTGCGATCCGCCGAAGAAGCTGATCACGAAGGACCTGGTCGCGGGCACCGGCAGCGGCGCCAAGGCCGGTCAGCAGCTGTCGATGAACTACACACTGGTCACGTGGTCGGACAAGCAGAAGTTGGACAGCTCCTTCGACCGCGGTGAGCCGTTCTCGCTGCACCTCGGCGCGGGCGAGGTCATCCCCGGCTGGGACCAGGGCCTCGTCGGTATCAAGCAGGGCGGGCGCCGGCTGCTGATCATCCCGCCCGACCTCGGTTACGGCCAGGGCGGCAACGGCATCAAGGCGAACGAGACCCTCGTGTTCGTCACCGACGCCGTCGCGGTCCCGACCGACAAGAGCTGA
- a CDS encoding ATP-binding domain-containing protein, which translates to MSPDREADRTLEDGTPEHAAELAREQAYVSTLYAKLDAERADAQRRLDGTLRQTGGTPQARTERDVATTLYTDRLAQLGSVEQGLCFGRLDFVPEAAEETTYIGRLGLFDEDDDYRPLLIDWRAPVARPFYLATAASPEGVRRRRHLRSLSRRVTGFDDEILDLSAADQGQDLGLAGEAALLAALERRRTGEMSDIVATIQAEQDRIIRAPLGGVMVVQGAPGTGKTAVALHRAAYLLYTHRQQLTTRGVLVIGPNSTFLRYIGQVLPSLGETGVLLATIGQLWPGLDADGVEAPEAAEVKGRLVMADVLANAVRDRQRVPEPVLEIEHEREILKLDRKTCVEARTRARRSRRPHNLARRLFVSDVLDALTRQAARKLGEDLLDAQDVQDIRAELAASPAVAAAVNRLWPKLSPEGLLDDLFAERERLDQAAGKLLSEDERALLESGRDAKWTPADVPLLDELAELLGEDDSEERAERKRRERVERAYAEGVLHILEQDEEIQDEEILRVSDVLDAELFAERQQERSELTAAQRAAADRTWTFGHVIVDEAQELSAMDWRLLMRRSPNRSMTLVGDVAQTGAAGGARTWEEVLSPYVGDRWRLEQLTVNYRTPAEIMAVAARVLAELDVDLAAPASVRETGVPPWTKATSDLEADLPGTARAELSAVDGGTVAVLVPAARLDAVAALVDLGDRVSVLTVERAKGLEFDSVVLVAPDEIVAASPRGLNELYVALTRATQRLVVVQTGDAVPALAGLG; encoded by the coding sequence GTGTCCCCGGACCGGGAAGCAGACCGCACCCTCGAGGACGGCACGCCCGAGCACGCCGCCGAGCTGGCGCGCGAGCAGGCGTACGTCTCGACGCTCTACGCGAAGCTCGACGCCGAGCGGGCGGACGCCCAGCGGCGCCTCGACGGCACGTTGCGCCAGACCGGCGGCACCCCGCAGGCGCGCACGGAGCGGGACGTCGCCACGACGCTGTACACCGACCGGCTCGCGCAGCTGGGGTCGGTGGAGCAGGGGCTGTGCTTCGGGCGCCTGGATTTCGTCCCCGAGGCCGCCGAGGAGACGACCTACATCGGCCGGCTCGGGTTGTTCGACGAGGACGACGACTACCGGCCGCTGCTGATCGACTGGCGGGCGCCGGTCGCGCGGCCGTTCTACCTGGCCACGGCTGCCTCGCCCGAGGGGGTGCGCCGGCGGCGGCACCTGCGGTCGCTGAGCCGGCGCGTGACGGGGTTCGACGACGAGATCCTCGACCTGAGCGCCGCCGACCAGGGGCAGGATCTCGGGCTCGCAGGCGAGGCGGCACTGCTGGCCGCGCTGGAGCGCCGCCGCACGGGTGAGATGAGCGACATCGTCGCCACCATCCAGGCCGAGCAGGACCGGATCATCCGCGCGCCGCTCGGCGGGGTCATGGTGGTGCAGGGCGCGCCGGGCACCGGCAAGACCGCCGTGGCGCTGCACCGCGCCGCCTACCTGCTCTACACGCACCGCCAGCAGCTCACCACGCGCGGCGTGCTCGTGATCGGACCCAACAGCACCTTCCTGCGCTACATCGGCCAGGTCCTCCCGTCGCTGGGCGAGACCGGTGTCCTGCTGGCCACGATCGGGCAGCTGTGGCCCGGCCTGGACGCCGACGGCGTCGAGGCGCCGGAGGCCGCTGAGGTCAAGGGGCGCCTGGTGATGGCCGACGTGCTCGCCAACGCGGTGCGCGACCGCCAGCGCGTGCCCGAGCCCGTGCTGGAGATCGAGCACGAGCGCGAGATCCTGAAGCTCGACCGCAAGACGTGCGTCGAGGCCCGCACGCGCGCCCGCCGTTCACGCAGGCCCCACAACCTCGCGCGGCGCCTGTTCGTGTCCGACGTGCTCGACGCCCTGACCCGCCAGGCCGCCCGCAAGCTGGGGGAGGACCTGCTCGACGCGCAGGACGTGCAGGACATCCGTGCCGAGCTCGCCGCGAGCCCAGCCGTGGCCGCGGCAGTCAACCGGCTGTGGCCCAAACTCAGCCCGGAAGGCCTGCTCGACGACCTGTTCGCCGAGCGCGAACGCCTCGACCAGGCCGCTGGGAAGCTCCTGTCCGAGGACGAGCGCGCGCTGCTGGAGAGCGGCCGCGACGCGAAGTGGACGCCCGCCGACGTGCCGCTGCTCGACGAGCTGGCCGAGCTCCTCGGTGAGGACGACAGCGAGGAGCGCGCCGAGCGCAAGCGCCGCGAACGCGTGGAGCGCGCGTACGCCGAGGGCGTGCTGCACATCCTGGAGCAGGACGAGGAGATCCAGGACGAGGAGATCCTGCGGGTGTCCGACGTGCTCGACGCCGAGCTGTTCGCCGAACGCCAGCAGGAGCGCAGCGAGCTCACGGCCGCCCAGCGCGCGGCGGCGGACCGCACGTGGACCTTCGGGCACGTGATCGTCGACGAGGCCCAGGAGCTGTCCGCGATGGATTGGCGGCTGCTGATGCGCCGTTCGCCGAACCGCTCCATGACGCTCGTCGGCGACGTCGCGCAGACCGGTGCGGCCGGGGGCGCGCGCACGTGGGAGGAGGTGCTCTCGCCCTACGTCGGCGACCGCTGGCGGCTCGAGCAGCTGACCGTGAACTACCGCACACCGGCCGAGATCATGGCCGTGGCCGCGCGGGTGCTGGCGGAGCTCGACGTGGACCTCGCCGCGCCGGCGTCGGTCCGCGAGACCGGCGTGCCGCCGTGGACGAAGGCCACGAGCGACCTCGAGGCCGACCTGCCGGGGACCGCCCGCGCGGAACTGTCCGCCGTGGACGGTGGGACGGTGGCCGTGCTGGTGCCGGCGGCCCGCCTCGATGCCGTGGCAGCGCTGGTGGACCTCGGTGACCGCGTGAGCGTGCTCACCGTGGAGCGCGCGAAGGGTCTCGAGTTCGACTCCGTGGTACTGGTGGCGCCCGACGAAATCGTCGCCGCTTCCCCGCGCGGGCTGAACGAGCTGTACGTGGCCCTCACGCGCGCGACCCAGCGGCTTGTCGTGGTCCAGACCGGCGACGCGGTACCGGCCCTCGCGGGGCTTGGTTAG
- a CDS encoding heme o synthase has translation MSLVDAAHGRSDGTSAEHPTGERPRGARRSLRQVVGAYAALAKPRVIELLLVTTIPAMFLAGREIPNPWLVLATLVGGTMAAGSANALNCVIDADIDKVMNRTKRRPLVKDSVPRRNALIFGLVLGVASFAVLYFTVNLLSAILAIATILFYIFVYTLGLKRRTSQNVVWGGAAGCMPVVIGWAAVSGTVQWPAFVMFGVIFFWTPPHTWALGMKYREDYERAGVPMLPVVATPQHVAKQIVIYSWVMVAWTLLLLPVTSWLYATFAVLAGAWFLFYAHRLQAAVRRGEETKPMSLFHRSNTYLMIVFVALAVDSAIGLPTLGLPF, from the coding sequence ATGTCGTTGGTGGACGCTGCGCACGGACGCAGCGACGGCACCAGCGCCGAACACCCGACCGGTGAACGACCGCGCGGTGCCCGGCGAAGCTTGCGCCAGGTCGTCGGCGCGTACGCCGCGCTCGCGAAGCCGCGGGTGATCGAGCTCCTCCTCGTGACCACGATCCCGGCGATGTTCCTCGCGGGCCGCGAGATCCCGAACCCGTGGCTCGTGCTCGCCACGCTCGTGGGCGGCACCATGGCGGCCGGCAGCGCGAACGCGCTCAACTGCGTGATCGATGCCGACATCGACAAGGTGATGAACCGCACCAAGCGCCGCCCGCTCGTGAAGGATTCGGTGCCGCGGCGCAACGCGCTGATCTTCGGACTCGTGCTCGGTGTGGCCTCGTTTGCGGTCCTGTACTTCACCGTGAACCTGCTGTCGGCGATCCTCGCCATCGCGACGATCCTCTTCTACATCTTCGTCTACACCCTCGGCCTCAAGCGGCGCACGTCGCAGAACGTGGTGTGGGGCGGCGCGGCCGGCTGCATGCCGGTGGTCATCGGCTGGGCCGCCGTGTCGGGCACCGTGCAGTGGCCCGCGTTCGTGATGTTCGGCGTCATCTTCTTCTGGACGCCGCCGCACACGTGGGCACTGGGCATGAAGTACCGCGAGGACTACGAACGCGCGGGCGTCCCGATGCTTCCCGTCGTGGCGACCCCGCAGCACGTGGCCAAGCAGATCGTCATCTACTCGTGGGTGATGGTCGCGTGGACGCTCCTGCTGCTGCCTGTGACGAGCTGGCTGTACGCGACCTTCGCCGTCCTCGCCGGTGCCTGGTTCCTCTTCTACGCCCACCGCCTCCAAGCCGCCGTCCGCCGCGGTGAGGAGACGAAACCCATGTCACTGTTCCACCGCTCGAACACGTACCTGATGATCGTGTTCGTCGCGCTGGCCGTCGACTCCGCGATCGGACTGCCGACGCTCGGCTTGCCCTTCTGA
- the tkt gene encoding transketolase, producing the protein MSETASTSENNPLLRRNVPADWTDTDTRAVDTVRVLAADAVEKVGSGHPGTAMSLAPLAYTLFQRTLRHDPADPDWRGRDRFVLSAGHSSLTLYIQLYLAGYGLELEDLKQLRTWGSLTPGHPEYGHTKGVETTTGPLGQGLANAVGMAMAARRERGLLDPDAVPGESIYDHHIYAIASDGDIEEGVTSEASSIAGRQELGNLIVFYDDNKISIEDDTTIALSEDTARRYEAYGWHVQVVEGGEDVAAIEEAIKAAKAETQRPSFIVLRTVIGYPAPTKMNTGKAHGSALGADEVKAVKEILGFDPERDFQVDDEVIDHTRKALERGKKLHAEWQERYDAWAAANPERKALADRLSTRTLPEGFADGLPHWDPDPKGIATRKASGEVLNALRDPLPELWGGSADLAESNNTTMKGADSFAPEKAATKTWNAHPYGRTLHFGIREHAMGSILNGIALHGGTRPYGATFLIFSDYMRPPVRLAALMGLPTLYVWTHDSIGLGEDGPTHQPIEQLSALRAIPGLNVVRPADANETAYAWKAALEDIHHPSGVALTRQNVPVLEGTDMEGVKRGGYVLEEASNGTPEVLLMATGSEVHLAVAARKTLEAEGVPTRVVSMPCFEWFDAQEQSYRDAVLPPNVKARVSVEAGVAQSWRRFTGDAGVNVSIEHFGASADAATLFREFGFTPEHVVEAARRSIANTKN; encoded by the coding sequence GTGTCCGAAACCGCCTCTACCAGCGAGAACAACCCTTTGCTCCGGCGTAACGTGCCCGCCGACTGGACCGACACCGACACCCGTGCCGTCGACACCGTCCGGGTCCTGGCCGCGGACGCCGTCGAGAAGGTCGGCAGCGGGCACCCGGGCACCGCGATGAGCCTCGCTCCACTGGCGTACACGCTGTTCCAGCGGACGCTGCGCCACGACCCGGCCGACCCCGACTGGCGCGGCCGCGACCGGTTCGTGCTGTCGGCCGGACACTCCAGCCTCACCCTCTACATCCAGCTGTACCTCGCCGGCTACGGCCTCGAGCTCGAGGACCTCAAGCAGCTGCGCACGTGGGGCTCGCTGACCCCGGGCCACCCGGAGTACGGCCACACCAAGGGTGTCGAGACGACCACCGGCCCGCTCGGGCAGGGCCTGGCCAACGCGGTGGGCATGGCGATGGCCGCCCGCCGCGAACGCGGCCTGCTCGACCCCGACGCCGTGCCCGGCGAGAGCATCTACGACCACCACATCTACGCGATCGCCTCCGACGGCGACATCGAAGAGGGCGTCACCTCCGAGGCCTCGTCCATCGCGGGTCGCCAGGAGCTGGGCAACCTCATCGTCTTCTACGACGACAACAAGATCTCCATCGAGGACGACACCACGATCGCGCTGTCCGAGGACACCGCGCGCCGCTACGAGGCGTACGGCTGGCACGTGCAGGTCGTCGAGGGCGGCGAGGACGTCGCCGCGATCGAGGAAGCCATCAAGGCCGCCAAGGCGGAGACGCAGCGCCCGTCGTTCATCGTGCTGCGGACCGTGATCGGCTACCCGGCCCCCACGAAGATGAACACCGGCAAGGCCCACGGCTCCGCGCTCGGCGCCGACGAGGTCAAGGCCGTCAAGGAGATCCTGGGCTTCGACCCGGAGCGCGACTTCCAGGTCGACGACGAGGTCATCGACCACACCCGCAAGGCACTCGAGCGCGGCAAGAAGCTGCACGCCGAATGGCAGGAGCGCTACGACGCGTGGGCCGCCGCGAACCCGGAGCGCAAGGCGCTGGCCGACCGGCTCTCGACGCGCACCCTGCCCGAGGGCTTCGCCGACGGGCTCCCCCACTGGGACCCGGACCCCAAGGGCATCGCGACCCGCAAGGCGTCCGGTGAGGTGCTCAACGCGCTGCGCGACCCGCTGCCCGAACTGTGGGGCGGTTCGGCCGACCTCGCCGAGAGCAACAACACGACGATGAAGGGCGCCGACTCCTTCGCTCCCGAGAAGGCGGCCACGAAGACGTGGAACGCCCACCCGTACGGCCGGACGCTGCACTTCGGCATCCGCGAGCACGCGATGGGCTCGATCCTCAACGGCATCGCGCTGCACGGCGGCACGCGGCCCTACGGCGCCACGTTCCTGATCTTCTCCGACTACATGCGCCCGCCGGTCCGGCTCGCGGCGCTGATGGGCCTGCCCACGCTGTACGTGTGGACGCACGACTCCATCGGCCTCGGCGAGGACGGCCCGACCCACCAGCCGATCGAGCAGCTGTCTGCGCTCCGCGCGATCCCGGGCCTCAACGTCGTCCGCCCGGCGGACGCCAACGAGACCGCCTACGCGTGGAAGGCGGCGCTGGAGGACATCCACCACCCGTCGGGTGTCGCGCTGACGCGCCAGAACGTGCCGGTGCTCGAGGGCACCGACATGGAAGGCGTGAAGCGCGGTGGGTACGTCCTCGAAGAGGCCTCCAACGGCACCCCCGAGGTGCTGCTGATGGCCACCGGTTCCGAGGTCCACCTGGCCGTGGCGGCCCGCAAGACGCTCGAGGCCGAAGGCGTGCCGACGCGGGTCGTCTCGATGCCCTGCTTCGAGTGGTTCGACGCGCAGGAGCAGTCCTACCGCGACGCCGTGCTGCCCCCGAACGTCAAGGCGCGCGTTTCCGTCGAGGCCGGCGTCGCCCAGTCGTGGCGCCGCTTCACCGGTGACGCGGGGGTGAACGTTTCGATCGAGCACTTCGGCGCTTCGGCCGACGCGGCCACACTGTTCCGTGAGTTCGGGTTCACCCCGGAGCACGTCGTCGAGGCCGCCCGTCGCTCGATCGCCAACACGAAGAATTGA